The nucleotide sequence AAATAAACATAATTCAATTTCAACAATTGCCCCGTGACTGTGGCTGTTGACAAAGCCTGCGGCTTCGAGTGGTTCCCGATCCCGATCCTGATCCTGTTTTTGGTTCTGGTTAGGTTAAATGATCCGTGAAATGTAGCAACCAGCTCTATCTGCCTTGGATCTAATTGCTCTGGTTATGCTTTGTCCGCATCCCGTGGGAATCAAAATTTACCGGAGTCAGATCAACAGGTCCTCGGACCCCTATATGGTGCTCTGATTACCAGCAGACTTTTCGATAAAAAACCTCGTCTCCCATATGTCTGAAAAATTGACTTTAACATGGTGTACGATAGGGTTATCTGGGGTAGGGTTAGACAGGTCCCCCAATCCGAGAATATTCTTTCTTGTCCTCCCACATCATCAAAGTGGTGGACACAAACATGGCGGCTTCCTGCTGTGCGAAATATAATGGCAGAATGTCAAAAACAGGTGAAGGGAGCACAAAGCGAATACTGGAGCTGAAGCTAAAGAAGCAGGGGAGAAGCTGGAATGGTGGGTTTAGGGCATAGAAGACCTAAAGATGTCCTGCAATATACAAGGAGAACTTTGAGGTTTGGAGAACTTTTTTATAAGGTCAGAGTAAATGTCAAAGAGGAACGTAACTTTAATTTTctgtaaaaataattaaacagAAATTGTCTGGATCAATTAACAGAAACTTAATCTTGTTATTTCCAAAGTTttataacaaaacaaaataactttaaatatatttttattaaaaacacaATTTTGAGTCAAGATCAAACTCCTTGATTCCGATTTCGTAGGAACCGGACAAATCAATTATCGTAATTAACTCCAAATCCAGATCTCCGCCCAGCAATCGAAGGGCAGCCGGAGGCGAATAGGTCCAACGACTTTCCCACAGCATCCGTTCCATTTGCAGGGGCAAACACCCTGTACTTGGCAAGCTCCGCCCATCGAGTAGAGGGCGCACGGCGACTGGCTGCCAGGACGTTTAGGGGTGGAAAGGTCCTGGCCAGAGTTGTGGCATTTCCAATTGGATCTGCGGCACTATAAAAGGCTCGCAATTCCCGGGAGATGGACTCATTAAAGTTTATAGCTTATTGGACAGCGGAAGTGCGTAATAGAGTCCGGAAAAGTTTTAAGTCGTTAAAAATTTCTACTAGAAAAGTAATCTTAAGTGAGAATAAATAATTGCAACATGTCGCGAAATCAATTACCAGACTCGTCCTCTTCGCCTCCCATAAGGTACGGGGATTCTGCCTTAATCCAAATACTCAAATTGAACTTGTCCTTTGATTaacttaaaaaattatagTAAAGGTGCACcacttttttataaaaaacggATGACACGGCTTCAAAATTAATCTCCAAAAAATAATCCGTATCTTAAAAAATCTATAGTACCAACTAATGTTATAAGCAACATCCTGTGTAATAatcttaaaatattgaaattgcAAACTTTAATATAAagggtttttaaaaatttttttttgctgcatTTTTTAAGCGCTTGATTTGTGTATACATAACTTATACTCCCATTTATTGGATCTTTTTGATGGTAGAAATAAATATCTATAAAAAATGAAGGGCGTGGCGCcgtaaaaatgtattaaaactTGACTATGCCGTCGGCAACTCCAcgtaattaaaaattaaatatgtttttaatacaTTACATGTACCAGAGAAATAGTGTACATTGTAGATGTATGTGTCTAAGGTCCCACTTGTTCTGGAaccatattttaaaatataaaaatctgTCTGCAAAACGCATTTTAAAGAACTTAATTTCTTTcgaatattttattaatatatataattccCTTACCCCTTTAGTCACTTACCCTTTCACAATTTCGACGATGATCTGATCAACGATCTGCCCTCGTGCATTTATGCTGGTCAGCATCAAAGTGGAGGAGCCACAGGcggaggtggtggtggtggttcagGAGGAGGCGGTGGCAACTCAGGGCTGCGCCTTAACTCCAATAACCTGCGTCATATCCAGCAGCATTACATGCACAGTGGAGGTAAtatagaaaaatataaatacatttttccgAAATTTCCAAAAATCATCATATCAATCCCTCAGAGAATCTGCTGGACTCCTCCACCAACCCCATGGGGGTGCACAACGTCGGCGGGGGAGCTCCCTTGATGTGCAACAGTCCCAGTgccagcagcagcggcggcggtGGCAACAACGGAGGATCAGGCACTCCAGGCGGAGGAGGTGGCCCCAATCCCGGTTATGGAGCAGTGGGAGCCACAGCAGCGTCCAGCTACAAAATGCAGCGACAGGCGGCCAATGTGCGAGAAAGGAAACGCATCCAGAGGTCCGCCCCAACTGGGTACACCAAATGGTCTTTTCCATTTTAGAACTTCCTAGCCCCCGAGTTATAAACTAGATTTTGTAACTAACGAGCTTTCCATTTCTCCTTCCGATTTTCTTGCGCTTTGCAGTAGCATCAATTCGGCCTTCGATGAGCTGAGGGTCCATGTGCCCACTTTTCCGTATGAGAAACGTCTGAGCAAGATCGACACTCTGCGCCTGGCCATTGCCTATATATCCCTGCTCCGTGAGGTGCTCCAGACCGACTACGATCCTTTGACTTATGTGGAGAAGTGCCTGCGAGGCGAGATCAAAGCGGACAGGGCTAATTGGAATACGAGTGGTGAGTAGTCGATTATGCCGGAATACCATTGGTCAATAAACTGTTCGATTTGCAGATCTCACAGCGCGTCTATCCTGGATTAACTGGGAGAACCTCGGCGTCCATCCTGGCAGGCGAACTCTGCTCACCTCGTTGGCTCTTTCCTCAGAACCCTTGTGCGGAGCCCATTGTGGAATGCCATAGATACAAACTGAAAACACAGGCGTAGCCTGTTAAATTGCTAAAAGCACTTACCACTTAAACTCTTGATCTTCCCCCTAAGATGCCAAATGTCTTCCCTTTATGGTTTTGATTTCCCAATTTAGTTTAAGGCTGTACATATTTCTGCAGTTACTAACAGTTAGCAATagtattttatttgaaaagCGTCTCGGCTGCATGAAATATAAAACCCATCAGCCATTAAAGCCCACTTCCACTTTAGGGAATAGTTGTTGGGTTCAATGGCCAGCGGGATAATGCATTTACAAATCAATTCCTCAAATTATATTTCAGGATAAATCTTTTGTAAATAGTATTGAGTATTGGGCAACCGATTAGAGACAAACCGGTTGCGGCTAACAGACGTTTTACAGTTAGTCAACTATGTAACAACTTTAAaagcatttttatatatataaaagtaaatacatGTTTCATCTAGACGTAGACATTTACATAGCTTCCTATCAAAGTACATATACTCGAAAATAAATACTTCTTTGATCAACAAGATAACTTAGAACACAAACTGTTGGTTGTTGGGTAAACGTGGGCTAAATGCGCTGCCGATGATTGGGCATGTGTATATATACATGCCCTCTATATGGTCTACTGCGGAAGATATCAACTAGAAACTTTTGGCTACTACTCCTACAGCTTAGGTACGTACATATATGCGGTTAAACTAATCTGTTCTTTTTTGTTCCATTTTAAATTTCGCTTTGGTTACTCGATTTGATTTTGTTGGCTAATACTCGAATTATTTTGGCCTTGACTACAATTGGGCTACTATGGTAATACAAATGCGCGCACATTTGGGTACGTACTATATAGAAACGATTACATAATGCACACTCACAATCATGAACATAAAAACAATGACACGGTTGAACTACGCTcctaataattgaatttttcgATTGCTTCTccaatttgtttttggttttgttgctgttgtttgATCTGTTGGTCATAAAGCCCCGTTTTGACCCGGGCTTTTTAGGCCGGATTTAGCACCGCCACCTTGCGCAGGCTCTCCAGCTCGCTTCGCTTCAGGCGCAGGCTGAACATGGCCTCCACGAAGCCGTGACAGTCCGTCACAATGTTGTCCTGGATCATGGTGTCCCGGAACAAGTTGGCCAGGGCGGCAATGTCATCGCAGCCCAGAATGGCGTTCTTGTGGGTGACAAACATGGCCAGGGCAGCGCGAAAAACTATTTTGTAGCCCTCGGCGAAGACGCAGTCCCAGATGCGCAGCACTGTCTCGACGGGCAGCACCTCGGCAAAAATGCAGATGAACCATTTGCTGGCGATTACCGGATAGGGCAGGCCTACAATAAAGTTAGAAGCATTTAGCAATGCACCAGGACCGAATTTCTCAACCTTAAACCTCACCCAAGTTATCCACATGCCTGTTGACAGCTGGTATCCGCCGGATGACCAACTCCCGGAACACGGCCAGGTCCCTCAAGAGATTAGCCATGTTGTGCGAGTGGTACTGCGGCACGATGTTCTCCACGATGTGCTTGAGCAGCCAGAAGGACTTCTCCTCGTCGTCGGTGACGATCAGCAGCAGGCCGGCTATATAGTTGAGGCCCTGGCAGTAGCCGACATCCCGATTGTGATGGGCGTAGGCGATGAGGATGTTGTACAGGCGCTGCTTCTTCGTATCAAAGTGAATATTGTCGGGGAAGGTACGAGGTAGATCGATTGATATGGAATCGCTGATTTCCTTGTCGAAGGGCTCAGTGCGCAGCAGAGTGCGAAAGAGATCCGGGGAGCGGCGCTGGGCGGCGGCGGCGCCGGATATTTTCATCCAGACGTCGGGACGGTACGGACCGGGTATGCCCTTTCGAATGTACCGCTTCAGCTTGGCATCCACCTGGGTGAGATCGGTGTTCTGCTGCAGTATGGTCTCCCACTTCATGCGGCGTCGCGTCAGCGTCTTTAGGTAACCATCCATGAACTTGGAGTAGTTGTTATAGTCGAAGTGGTCGCCACGCTTGAAGCCATACTCGTCCACATCGCTGGGGTATAAAGTGAAATTGGTTAAAGAAGTGGAAAACAGAGAGATAAACTAGATGCTCACCTGAACTTTGAACTTGCGGTAGCATCCATATGAACTATTGACTAGAGTTTTTTATTGCTCACAGTAAAGAAGTGTGGTTTTGTTGGTCCGCTGGCCACGCGATTTCCTGTCTGTCAGCCGTTCGACGCAGCTCGTGGCATGACCCCAAAAGAAACGTTTTGGTATTCCGAACACGTTGTGCGGTTACGTCGCTGCTTTTGCCGCTGCCTTTGCCTCTGCCGCTTCTGCTTCTGCTGCCACTGCAACTGCAACGAATTGAACGTAAGTTAAGAGTCAATATATATGGCCCTTAACCTGGGGGGCCcttcatttatttatatgccCATGGCCTTGGGCGCACTACTACCTCTGCCTACGCCTCGTCcttgggtggtgggtggtctTTTGTTTCTGTGAGCGCCCACTCGTGCCCGttgtgttgctgttgcctCCGCTGCTGAACTGATAACATTAACGCACCGACGACCGATTTGGGTGGGTGGCCAACGCACAGGTGTGGGGGGGCTGGAGGAGGTGGGCGTGGGCGTGTGGGGCCGCTCCGCTCAGCGTGCGATTGCAGGTGGTCGATGGAAGGCTAACTAACGGTAGTGATTTCATTGAAGATTGCTGGTTTGCTGGTCCGCTTATCAGTGGGCTTAAGTtgctttatttttgtttttattggcGAATAAAATTCGCGTCTTGTGACTGGTGAGACCAGAGGCTGGAACTGacaaaaaaccacaaaaagCGAACTAGTTCCAATCTGCGTGATACGATATCTTGAATAACCGTTATAAATTAAGGTTAAAAATGGTAAACATTAGATTAGtacaattaaatatttttagactGCTAAGCTGTTTTGTTAAAGAGTAAGCAActtatacaaatatacatttaatttaatactGCTCAATTAGTTCATTTATGTAAATAAGTTTATTTAAgataaattagttttattagctttaaaataaataactattACAAACTGTACTTCAAAGCTTAAAAGTTGGactaacatttaaaaaatgattCAACCGCCAAAAAGGGCGCTTTCACTTATTtctcaatttaaaaaaatttggttgcaatttgtattttattgtttattctttttaatttataaattcatCCTTGAGCTTATAGACATTTTTAGTGGTAATTTGGGTAAATAATATATAGGTAATGTCAATCCAATACCGATATATCGGTCATCGACCACCCACACGTGACCGTTGCGATCAACTGTTGCACGAACCACCCGCTACCATCATACCGCGTCATACATCACAGTGCAGGCGTCATTCAAGTCGCACCGTGCCTTGACAAATTACGCAATGTCTAACAACTGATGTAAAACACAAGCAATTTACCTAACAGTTGGCTAAATTCCGTGTGTACACACACTCCGATCGACCAGCGAGGAACTTCATCCAGCTTCCGACCACTACGAGATGCTGCGCACCACGGCGACGATGGGAATCATGGCGGCGGTGGCCGTGAAGGCGGCACCCGAGCCCCAAAAACCCGCATCCAGTGCGGCGGACTGCAGTCTGGTGTGCCGGCCAAGCGAGCTGCCCATCTATGGGAGCCTGCGAAAGACAGAGTGAGTTGAGTTATCCACTGCTGGCTCGGATTTCCAACTTACCCAATCCCCCTCCCATAGACCCAAGCCGCAGCGGCATAGAGAAGCGCAGGATTCGGCTCTCCACCGGAACCTGGAGGCTGGAGTCCGCTTTGTGCGCGAAGAAGTCCAGTCCGGGTACAAGGCCGTGGCCGACCAGGCAGGCGTTGTGGGCCACTACGTGGAGACGGCCAAGGCACACACCCAGCACACCATCGACCTTCTAAACGAGCCCCAGAACTCCCTC is from Drosophila suzukii chromosome 3, CBGP_Dsuzu_IsoJpt1.0, whole genome shotgun sequence and encodes:
- the Fer2 gene encoding twist-related protein 1 isoform X3; the encoded protein is MSRNQLPDSSSSPPISHLPFHNFDDDLINDLPSCIYAGQHQSGGATGGGGGGGSGGGGGNSGLRLNSNNLRHIQQHYMHSGENLLDSSTNPMGVHNVGGGAPLMCNSPSASSSGGGGNNGGSGTPGGGGGPNPGYGAVGATAASSYKMQRQAANVRERKRIQSSINSAFDELRVHVPTFPYEKRLSKIDTLRLAIAYISLLREVLQTDYDPLTYVEKCLRGEIKADRANWNTSDLTARLSWINWENLGVHPGRRTLLTSLALSSEPLCGAHCGMP
- the Fer2 gene encoding twist-related protein 1 isoform X2 — protein: MSRNQLPDSSSSPPISHLPFHNFDDDLINDLPSCIYAGQHQSGGATGGGGGGGSGGGGGNSGLRLNSNNLRHIQQHYMHSGENLLDSSTNPMGVHNVGGGAPLMCNSPSASSSGGGGNNGGSGTPGGGGGPNPGYGAVGATAASSYKMQRQAANVRERKRIQRSAPTGSINSAFDELRVHVPTFPYEKRLSKIDTLRLAIAYISLLREVLQTDYDPLTYVEKCLRGEIKADRANWNTSDLTARLSWINWENLGVHPGRRTLLTSLALSSEPLCGAHCGMP
- the Fer2 gene encoding twist-related protein 1 isoform X1, whose protein sequence is MSRNQLPDSSSSPPISHLPFHNFDDDLINDLPSCIYAGQHQSGGATGGGGGGGSGGGGGNSGLRLNSNNLRHIQQHYMHSGENLLDSSTNPMGVHNVGGGAPLMCNSPSASSSGGGGNNGGSGTPGGGGGPNPGYGAVGATAASSYKMQRQAANVRERKRIQRSAPTGYTKCSINSAFDELRVHVPTFPYEKRLSKIDTLRLAIAYISLLREVLQTDYDPLTYVEKCLRGEIKADRANWNTSDLTARLSWINWENLGVHPGRRTLLTSLALSSEPLCGAHCGMP
- the LOC108014804 gene encoding growth hormone-regulated TBC protein 1-A, which encodes MDATASSKFSDVDEYGFKRGDHFDYNNYSKFMDGYLKTLTRRRMKWETILQQNTDLTQVDAKLKRYIRKGIPGPYRPDVWMKISGAAAAQRRSPDLFRTLLRTEPFDKEISDSISIDLPRTFPDNIHFDTKKQRLYNILIAYAHHNRDVGYCQGLNYIAGLLLIVTDDEEKSFWLLKHIVENIVPQYHSHNMANLLRDLAVFRELVIRRIPAVNRHVDNLGLPYPVIASKWFICIFAEVLPVETVLRIWDCVFAEGYKIVFRAALAMFVTHKNAILGCDDIAALANLFRDTMIQDNIVTDCHGFVEAMFSLRLKRSELESLRKVAVLNPA
- the Mic26-27 gene encoding MICOS complex subunit MIC27 codes for the protein MLRTTATMGIMAAVAVKAAPEPQKPASSAADCSLVCRPSELPIYGSLRKTEPKPQRHREAQDSALHRNLEAGVRFVREEVQSGYKAVADQAGVVGHYVETAKAHTQHTIDLLNEPQNSLHRSGAIVVGGLAGFIFAARGGFIKKVVYSGIGAGAVASLCYPRQAEENCRVVLYEGRKIFAVAYNFIKGVKPGEEVPIEPIQKFPTSLEDLKYLAGDLYEEAKELIFPKKK